The Terriglobia bacterium genomic sequence CCTGCGCTCAAGGGTGTTCTGTGCTAAGCCGGACGTCCACGACTCGTTGAACCACTGCTCGAACGCTCCTCCCTGGTAGGTCCAACCATCGTGATAATTTGAGGCTGTCACCTCTGGAAAGATTCCGGCGAGGTGCGGCGGATGCACGATCGCGGTGAGCATTTGCGTAGCGCCCACGTAGGAACCTCCCACCATTCCCACCTTGCCGTCGGAATATGGCAACCCGGCTGCCCACTCCACCGTATCGTAGCCATCTTGCGATTCGTGCATGAAGGGATACCATTCGCCCTGCGAGGTGTACCGCCCGCGCACATCCTGGACGATGGCTATGTAGCCGCGCTCCGCGGCCTTCATCGCGAAACCGAGGCTGCCATCTTTATTGTAAGGAGTCCTCTCCAGGATCACGGGAAACTTACCCTGCGAGTCCGGCCTGTAAATGTCTGCATACAGCACCACTCCGTCACGCATGCTGACCGGAACATTGCGTTGGATGATGACGTGATATCGCTCCGCGGCGCATAGGGGCAGGACCGCTGTCAGCATCAGGACAGCCATCCCAAGTGGCCAGCGAGAGGTTCGCTTCATGTTGTGCTCTCCCAAAGATGATTTGCAGGGGGATGCCAATGCTCTGTCCAGCCCGCAAGGCGGCAAGTATATGTCACAAACGCCGGCATGGGAAGCGCGATCAGTGGGAGGCTAGGCAGCAGATGGATCAGGTTGCTTGGGGTCGCGTCTCTTCCAGCGGTAGGCGGCGACGGAATTCTTCCACAAGACTTTTTCTGCGGCCACGCGCCCTTTGCCGAAAAGATATTTGCGAACCAGAGTGAGTTCTTGCGGATACTCTTCAATGTGGTCGCTGTTGGGCCAGTCGCTGCCGTAAATCAGGCGGTTTTCGCCGAAGATGTCCCACAAGCGGTCGAGCGTGGGTTTGTAGACATTGAGGTCAAGGCGCAGGCGGCCGTCAAGACGCTGCAGAACCTCCGAAACTTTCACGTATACCTGCGGCCGTTTGCCAAGCTCCAGCAGATTTGCCTCGAGTTCTTTTTTTGCCCTGGGTTCGGTGGGCTCCTTCATTTGCGGCAAGTGGTCGATCACAATGCGCAGGTTGGGAACCAGGTCCGTCAGCCGGACAACTGCCGCGATCAGCTCCGGATCGGGATTCGCCGTGTCCATTTCCAGTCTGGCGTCGGCAAGCTCCTTAAGACCGCGAACGAAATCCGGATTCCCAAGCTGCCTGCTTATGTTGCGGCCCCAAAGATTTCCACAGCGAATTCCGAGGAACAGCGGGTTGCGGTGAAAGCGTTCGAGCTGCTTCGGAAAATCGGCCCTCTCCGGCTCCAGGTCGCCGACCATTCCCACCATCACCGGAGCATTGGCGGCGGTGTCCAGCACCCACTGGTTGTCTTCCAGCCTCGGGCTGCATTCCACTTCAATGGCGCCCACAATGCTCTGCCCTTCGGTTACTTTCAAGTAGCGTTCCGGCAGTGCGGGTTTATAGAGCTTCGTGTCGTCCTTCGGCGGCCAGGGTATTCCTTTCGGGCGCCACGGATCGAACAGATGGATGTGGGTATCGATGATGGGAATGCTTGTGGTTTTGGTGCTCATGTCGATGTCCACAGCGGCCGCGGTCGCCGCGATGCCGAGGAAGGTTCTGCGATTCACGCCGGTATTCTAACGCAAACCACGTCTTCCGGCCGCACGAATCACGGGGTGACAAAGACTTCGAGGGCGTGGGACGGGAATCGAACGGGGGGCTTTAATTTAAGAGGCAGCTTCATAATTGCGGCTGCGCCCCCTGCGGGACTTTCTATGTCCCGCAAGAGGCGTGAAGCCGCAGAGGGTTAGAAGTAGAACTTCAGAGCGAACTGGATGTTGCGCTCGCCCTGTGAGCTGCGGATCTGACCGAACTGAGAGCTGGTCACGCTGCGATTGGGCGCGTTGAACACCGGAGTGTTCGTGAAGTTGAGGAACTCACTCCGGAACTGGAGGTATTTGGACTCTGTAAAGTGGAAGTTCTTCATGACTCCAAGGTCCCAGCCCGTCAATCCAGGCCCTCGCACCGTCCCATTAGAGCAGGTGCCGAAAGCTCCGACTGGCGCCTGCGCGAAGGACCCAATGCTGAACCATGAGGTGTTCGGCCCTACCCCGTGTGGATAAGTGGCTGGAGCTATGCAGCTTGCCTTGGCGCCGCGGCTCTTCGTCCCGGAGTTGTCAGGACCAGTGATGGTGATCGGATAGCCCGTGTGAGCGCTGACGATCCCGGAAATCTCCCAGCCGCCCAGCACGCCGTTGGTCACGGAGTTCCAGTTGCTTCCGAAGCTCTTGCCGTGGCCGAATGGCAACTGATAGACGTAAGAGGTGGTGAACAGGTGTGTGGTGTCGAAGTAGGAAGGACCCCATTCCGCCGCCATATTATACAGATTCTGCCAGTACGCAGAATTGGACGCCGCCTGCCCGCTGTCACCGTAGTAGCCAATGGAATTGGTCATGGTTTTGGAGTACGTGTAGGACACCTGAAGTTGCAGCCCATGCGTCATGCGCTTTGTCACGCTGGCTTGCAAAGCGTCGTAACGCTGGTTACCGTTTGATTCCGTTCCGGAGATCTGCCCGATCGAGTTGTAGAGGAACGGGTTGCCGGACAGATACGGGCTGCCGCATGTTAGCACGGTAGACCCCGAGAAGAAGGTGGCATTCGCTGATGTGCAACCAGCTTCACCCACCAGGCGTCGCTGAAAGAACGGCCTGGGAACCATCAAGTGCGTTCCATGCTGCCCAACATACGCCAACGACACCAGCGTTTGCGCGGGGAGCTGGTGCTCGACGCTGAGGTTCCATTGCTGGGTGGCATCCGGCCGTACGTTCGGATCCCAAAGCCGGATGTTGGTATTGACGAATGGATTGGCAGGAGCCGCCAGCACTGACAGACCCTGGCTCGAGGTCGAGCCGGGGAAGAAGAGGGCGCTGCCCGTGGTGTAATCGTTCTCGAATTCCGAGTTGAACGGAGGATTCAGAGGAAGGCGCAGGTTGGTGCCGGTTCCTTCCAGGAAAGAGGAGATGGTGTAAGCGCCGCGGACCACCGTGTTCTTGCTGAAGGCCGGCGTCCAGGCAAAGCCGATTCGAGGCTCCCAATCGTTCCAGTAATTGTTATAGAGGGCTCTGCAATTGCTGTAGGGGCAGTTGCCCTGGCCGGCAAAGTATTCGGTTCCGGTGATGGGCCCGAAGTTCGCCTGGCGATCATGGACCTCGGTAAAAGGCTGGGTGTATTGCCATCGCAGGCCGAGGTTGAGGGTCAGACCGTCCCTGATGCGCCAGTTGTCTTGAAAGTAGGGAGCATACATCCAGCTACGATGTCCCCAGGTTCCAGCACTGATTCCGAGTCCGACTGAGGGTGTGCCGCCGGGCAATCCCAGGAGGAAATCCGCTTCAGAGAAGCCCTTGGCAGATGCCGGAGCACCCGGACCCGAACTCGTATACTGACCGCTGTAAGCGAGCAACCCGAATTTACCGTTGTTGCCGGCGTAGAACGTGTTGATGATATACCGCAACGCCTGAAAACCGGCGTGCATTTCGTGATGACCCTTGGTCAAAATGAAATCGACCGTCGGTTCAAGCGTCGTGTCGGCGAACAACTGTTCGCTGTCAGAAGCGCCAAGATTGGTCGCGAAGCCATTGGTGAAGTTTAGCGCCAGGAGGCCTGGGCCATGAACGTTGGCGTCTCCGATACCGATCTGAGTGCCGAAATTTCCCAGAGCCGCGGTGGTAGCGCCGTTATTCAGATAGATGCGATTTATTCCCATTCTTGCATCCATCACCATGGTCGGGCTGAACGTGTGGGTCCAGTCGAGCACCGCGCCGTGGTAAGGAGAATTGTTAAAGCCCTGGGAGAGCAGCGGAAAAGAGTTCGTGCTGGGAATTGTCTGGAACCCCTGCGAATAACGGCCCCAGATGTGGTTGCTCTCATTGACCATGTAATCGACTTTGACGTCGCCCTGGTCATTCTTGGTTTGGCTACTGCTCGTATTGAGAGCGTTGTCTTGGAGCGGAAATGGAAACGCCGAACCCGAGGGATTCTGGATCGTCGGGCCGGGATATTTCCCGGAGTTAAAGAGATTTTGCGATACCGGATCGAGCATGCTGGTAGGAATGACGTTATCCGGAAGTCCGGTGTTAGCCGTGGTAAAGGGCAAGCGAGGACTCGCCCCCGGGTTCGCAGGCGCCGTGCACGGTCCGGAGAAGGACGCGCAGGGATTGTAAAGCTGAATCCCCTTCTCGGATAACAACTGCGAGAAGTCACCATTGCGTTCGGCGGGGGTCAGGACGGTGATGACTCCCGTCACGGGCGGGTTGTCCAGCCGCTCTCCCTCGTAATCCGCAAAGAAGAACAGCTTGTCCTTAATGATCGGACCGCCAATCGTGCCGCCATAAGTGTTCCAGCGCAGGCCAGGCTTCCCAAGACCCTGCCAGTTGCGCGCCCAGTTGTTGGCGTTGAGCTTGTCATTGCGCAGGAATTCAAACACGTCACCGTGGAACTGGTTGGTGCCCGACTTGATGGTGGTGCTGATCACGCCGCCCTGGAATTGGCCGTACTGGGCTGGGGCGTTGTTTGTGATCAGATTGAACTCCTGGATGGCATCCGGACTCGGTTGATAGGACGTGAGATTATCGGACGTCTGGTTGTTGTCGATCCCGTCCAGCAGAAAGTTATTGGCCTCCTTGCGGTTCCCGTTAACATAGGGCCGGCCGCCTCCGCCGGTCCGCTGGCCGTTTACAAATGAGCTTGGGTTTACGTTGGTCACGCCAGGCGCCAGCAAGGTCAACTGGATAAAGTTCCGCGTGGCGAGCGGCAGGTTGACATTGAAGTTCGAGTTGGTGACAAAGCCTCTCTGCATGGTGTCCGTCTGGAGCAGAGGCGGGGCGCCCGTCACCTCTACGGTTTGTGTCACCTGACCAACTTGTAGTTCGAGGTCTACGCGGGCCACTTGGTTCATTTGTAGCTCAAACGCCGATTTCGTAACGGTCGCGAAACCTGAGGCTGACGCCTTAACGGTGTAGCTTCCAGCGGGAAGTCTTGGAAAGTTGTAAACGCCCGCTGAATTCGTTGTGGTTTGCCATGTTGTGCCGCGCACCGTGTCAGTGGCAACAATAGCGGCAACGGGCACAGCAGCATGGGAGGGGTCTGTTACTGTGCCCGTAATGCCGCCTGTAACTTCCTGGGCAAGAAGAGGCATTCCGCCGCACAAGGTCAATACTCCAACTGCAATAATTGCAACCAGGAGCCGTGTGACAGTACGGAATAAACGGCCCCGCAGTACACGCAGTCCTGCCATATCAGTCCTCCAATTTGCAGGTGATGCCCTAGACCCTTTTTTGACAATGCCCTTTCAGGCAAAGACTTCATGGAGGGACGAGGTAGCTATCGAGATCATCTTGAAGAATGCAGGTGGCGGGTTACTACTGCAAGCATGCGGTCGCGATGGTAACTTTTATTGAACGCGCAACCGCCCCGCGGGTTCGCACTAAGTTACCTCAGCTTCCTTTGTAACTCTCTGTCAAGGAAGTGTCAATAGAATTTTCGTAAAAAACCTCCTAAGCATACGCATGATGTTCGTCAAATAATCGGTACTACAGGTACCAAGCTTTGGTAAACGGGCGCCACTTGCCAGGTAGTCCCCACGCGGGCGGCACTAGCGGGCAGGCTTACGGATCTGTCAGTCTCAATGAATAAGTTGCGGTCAAAGCTCTAAATGCTTGAAACCTTGGCTGTTCCAGGCGCATATGGCTTTAGCCCCAATTTTGGCATCAGGGAGATGTTCATTGAGAGCTTGCTACAGGGAGCGCCTTGGGTGTAAAAATGTCCCTTAATTTGTGCAGTAAACCGAGTGCCCGCTATCTGAGCGCGTCGGCAAATTCTGGATTTTGCGATGCGATGTTCCGGTGTTTCCTAGCCCGATTTTCGCCATCTAGCGGCGGTCACGCGGACAAAAAAGCTCGTCTCCGGCTGGTTGTTCAGTCGGGCCTGGATCAAATTCGTTACCTGAGACGAAGAACAGGACCGTATGTCATCTAAAACGTACTTTTCTCGAATCAACGAAATCATCAAACAGATCGAACAAACCCAGCAGGGAGCGATCGAAAAGGCCGCGGCGGCCATGGCCAAGTCCATCAGTTCGGGCGGGCTGGTCTATCTTTTTGGGAGCGGCCATTCGGTGATTCCCGTTCTCGACATTTTTCCGCGCTATGGCAGCTTTGTGGGTTTCTGTCCGATTTACGATCCGCGGCTGATGTGGTTCAACGTCGTCGGGCCGGGAGGCGCGCGCGAATTGCTGTGGCTGGAACGCGAGGAGGGTTACGTCAGGAACGTTCTGGCGAGCTACGCGCTTGAGTCACGCGATTCCATCGTGGTCTTTTCGCATGGCGGATTGAACGCCGCTCCTGTGGAGGTGGCGCTTGAAGCCAAAAGCCGGGGCCTCACGGTTGTGACCGTTTCTTCTGATCAGAACTACCGCCAGGCGGCCGCTACGCATTCCACCGGCAAGAAGCTGTCAGACTTTGCGGACGTCGCCATCGACAACTGCGTGCCGCCGGAAGACGCTCTGGTGGATATGGAGGGAATCAAGGAGAAGTTTGCGGCAGGCTCAACCGTCGCCGGCGTAACCATCGCCATGGCTCTGGTGGCTGAAGTCGGCTCGCTGCTGGTGAAGAGCGGACACAAGCCTGCCACTTTTGTATCGCCCAATGTGGGACTTGAACCCGGCCACAACCAGAATGTTTTCGTGGAATTTGCGCGGCGCATTTCCCAGCGAGTTCCATAACAGCGCGCAAACATGCGCGCAGTCTCGCAATGGAGCCGGACTGCCGCTTCGAACCAGCAAGGGTAGGGGTTCATAATGAAGGTCGCGAAGATAAAGCTCGGCTGGCGCGGAATTCTCGCCGCAGCGTCGGTCCTCGTCCTCACCTGGGCAATGGCGGGCCAGGGCGCGCCGCAAACCGCCCCTGCCTCGCTGCCGTTCTTTCCGGTAGCCGTTTGGTACGGAGGCGGCAAAGCGCGCGCTCCCATGCTGGAGCCGGTGGACGCCTCGAGCGCTGACCGCTGGGGCAGGGACCTTGACCAGATCAAGGCGGTTGGCTTCAACACGGTCAAGTGCTGGGTGGATTGGGCCACTGCCGAGCCCAAGCCCGGTCAGTTTGATCTCCAAAACCTCAACCTGCTGTTACGGCTCGCGCAGGAACGCGGCCTGCGGGTGATCGTTCAGATTTATACCGATTCCGCGCCCGACTGGGTGGGCCAGCGCTTTCCTGATTCCCGTTTCGTGGACCGTTCGGGGGCCGTAATCAATTCCCAGACCGCGCCCGGCTTCTGCATCGATGATGAGGCTGTCCGCAATGAGGTCGTGAAATTCATTGAGACGCTTTCGCAGGATGCCAATCATTACAACGCGCTTTACGGCTGGGATGTGTGGAGCGAACCGCACCTGGTGAACTGGGCGGGATTCGATTATCTCAAGGACCCTGAGTTCTGCTACTGCCGCTACACGCAGGCGCGGTTCCGCCAGTGGCTGCAGGCGAAGTATCAGACCCTCGCGGCGCTCAATAAAGCCTGGTACCGCGGATTCACAAGCTGGGATGACGTTGCGCCGCCGCGCTTCTCAACCATTCTCTCCTTCACCGATTATCTCGACTGGCGAGACTTCATCACCGCCAAGCTGGCCGCCGATCTCAAGGCCCGCGTCGATGCCGTCCGCAGCGCCGACCACATACACGCCATCACCAGCCATGCCGCCGTGCCGGGCCTCTTCACCGATCCGCGCGACGGTTACGGCGAGCCGGATGACTTTCTGATGGCGGGCAGCGCTGACTTCTTCGGTACTTCGCTCTATCCCAAGCATGCCGAATCGCGCAGCCCCTGGACTTATGAACACCTGGCCGCTGGTCTCGACTTCTCGCGCTCGGCCGGGCACAGCATGGGCAAGGGTTTTTGGATCGGCGAACTCCAGGCGGGCCAGGGCGTCACCGGGATGCGCATCGCCGAGCCCGTCACGGGCCATGATGAAGCGTACTGGATGTGGCAGGTGGTCGCTCACGGCGCACCCGAAATCGCCGTCTATGCCTGGTATCCGATGAATGCGGGCTACGAGTCGAACGGCTATGGCCTGATCAATCTGGACGGCACGCTCACGCCGCGCGCGCATGCCGCCGGTGAAACGGCGAGTGCCATCGCGCAAAACGGCGCGTCCCTCGACCAGGCCCAGCCGGCCCCGGCTGAGGTGGCCATCCTTTACAACAGGCTCTCTTACATGGTGGGCGGAACGGAGCCGTCGCTTTCTACCCTCGGGAATGCGGAGCGGGATTCGCTCGAAGGCCTGCACCGCGCCTTTCTCGAAAAGCAGATTCCAGTCGATTTCGTGAGCACTCAGGACGTGATCGACGGCAGGGTGAAAGCCTACAAGATTCTGTTTCTCCCCTACGCGGTGATGATCTCCCAGCAGGTCGCCGAGGGTGTGAAGCATTACATCGAGCAGGGCGGGACGGCGGTGGCCGGGGCGCGCCTGGCCTGGAACAACGCACGCGGGTTTGCCAGCGACGTCATTCCCGGCTTCGATCTTGCGCAGGTGTTCGGCGCGCGCGAAAAAGTTATTCGACCGGTCGAAGCCGCCCGCTTGCTGATGGAATCTTCACCCAGCCTTCCGGGCATGAAGGCCGGTGAATCGGTGCGCGGCGACAGCTTCGAAGAGGAGCTTGAGCCGCTGGCTGGAGCGCAGGTTCTGGCGCGCTTCGCAAACGGCCAGCCTGCCATGATTGAAAAGGAATACGGCAAAGGAAAAGCCATCCTGGCCGGAACCTTTCTCGCGCTTTCCTACGAGCGCGAACACGATCCATCCACCGGGCGGCTGTTGCGCTCACTCGCCCAGGCCGCCGGCGTCAGCCCGGAAGTGAAAGTTTCGGGTGAGGGCACGAACGAAATCGAAGTCCGCCGGCTGGTGAGCGCGTCGGAGCAGTTGATCTTCGTTTTCAATCACGACCAGAAGCCTGCTCAGGCTTCCATTTCGATCCACGTTCCATGGAGCGTCCACGAAGCGCGAGACGTTGTGACCGGCCGCCCGGTGGCATTTAAAGCCGCGAATGGCGGTGTGGTGCTCGATAAGAATCTGAGCA encodes the following:
- a CDS encoding amidohydrolase family protein — translated: MNRRTFLGIAATAAAVDIDMSTKTTSIPIIDTHIHLFDPWRPKGIPWPPKDDTKLYKPALPERYLKVTEGQSIVGAIEVECSPRLEDNQWVLDTAANAPVMVGMVGDLEPERADFPKQLERFHRNPLFLGIRCGNLWGRNISRQLGNPDFVRGLKELADARLEMDTANPDPELIAAVVRLTDLVPNLRIVIDHLPQMKEPTEPRAKKELEANLLELGKRPQVYVKVSEVLQRLDGRLRLDLNVYKPTLDRLWDIFGENRLIYGSDWPNSDHIEEYPQELTLVRKYLFGKGRVAAEKVLWKNSVAAYRWKRRDPKQPDPSAA
- a CDS encoding beta-galactosidase, with translation MKVAKIKLGWRGILAAASVLVLTWAMAGQGAPQTAPASLPFFPVAVWYGGGKARAPMLEPVDASSADRWGRDLDQIKAVGFNTVKCWVDWATAEPKPGQFDLQNLNLLLRLAQERGLRVIVQIYTDSAPDWVGQRFPDSRFVDRSGAVINSQTAPGFCIDDEAVRNEVVKFIETLSQDANHYNALYGWDVWSEPHLVNWAGFDYLKDPEFCYCRYTQARFRQWLQAKYQTLAALNKAWYRGFTSWDDVAPPRFSTILSFTDYLDWRDFITAKLAADLKARVDAVRSADHIHAITSHAAVPGLFTDPRDGYGEPDDFLMAGSADFFGTSLYPKHAESRSPWTYEHLAAGLDFSRSAGHSMGKGFWIGELQAGQGVTGMRIAEPVTGHDEAYWMWQVVAHGAPEIAVYAWYPMNAGYESNGYGLINLDGTLTPRAHAAGETASAIAQNGASLDQAQPAPAEVAILYNRLSYMVGGTEPSLSTLGNAERDSLEGLHRAFLEKQIPVDFVSTQDVIDGRVKAYKILFLPYAVMISQQVAEGVKHYIEQGGTAVAGARLAWNNARGFASDVIPGFDLAQVFGAREKVIRPVEAARLLMESSPSLPGMKAGESVRGDSFEEELEPLAGAQVLARFANGQPAMIEKEYGKGKAILAGTFLALSYEREHDPSTGRLLRSLAQAAGVSPEVKVSGEGTNEIEVRRLVSASEQLIFVFNHDQKPAQASISIHVPWSVHEARDVVTGRPVAFKAANGGVVLDKNLSSGEIWVVKLSGAG
- a CDS encoding sugar isomerase domain-containing protein — its product is MSSKTYFSRINEIIKQIEQTQQGAIEKAAAAMAKSISSGGLVYLFGSGHSVIPVLDIFPRYGSFVGFCPIYDPRLMWFNVVGPGGARELLWLEREEGYVRNVLASYALESRDSIVVFSHGGLNAAPVEVALEAKSRGLTVVTVSSDQNYRQAAATHSTGKKLSDFADVAIDNCVPPEDALVDMEGIKEKFAAGSTVAGVTIAMALVAEVGSLLVKSGHKPATFVSPNVGLEPGHNQNVFVEFARRISQRVP
- a CDS encoding carboxypeptidase regulatory-like domain-containing protein, which encodes MAGLRVLRGRLFRTVTRLLVAIIAVGVLTLCGGMPLLAQEVTGGITGTVTDPSHAAVPVAAIVATDTVRGTTWQTTTNSAGVYNFPRLPAGSYTVKASASGFATVTKSAFELQMNQVARVDLELQVGQVTQTVEVTGAPPLLQTDTMQRGFVTNSNFNVNLPLATRNFIQLTLLAPGVTNVNPSSFVNGQRTGGGGRPYVNGNRKEANNFLLDGIDNNQTSDNLTSYQPSPDAIQEFNLITNNAPAQYGQFQGGVISTTIKSGTNQFHGDVFEFLRNDKLNANNWARNWQGLGKPGLRWNTYGGTIGGPIIKDKLFFFADYEGERLDNPPVTGVITVLTPAERNGDFSQLLSEKGIQLYNPCASFSGPCTAPANPGASPRLPFTTANTGLPDNVIPTSMLDPVSQNLFNSGKYPGPTIQNPSGSAFPFPLQDNALNTSSSQTKNDQGDVKVDYMVNESNHIWGRYSQGFQTIPSTNSFPLLSQGFNNSPYHGAVLDWTHTFSPTMVMDARMGINRIYLNNGATTAALGNFGTQIGIGDANVHGPGLLALNFTNGFATNLGASDSEQLFADTTLEPTVDFILTKGHHEMHAGFQALRYIINTFYAGNNGKFGLLAYSGQYTSSGPGAPASAKGFSEADFLLGLPGGTPSVGLGISAGTWGHRSWMYAPYFQDNWRIRDGLTLNLGLRWQYTQPFTEVHDRQANFGPITGTEYFAGQGNCPYSNCRALYNNYWNDWEPRIGFAWTPAFSKNTVVRGAYTISSFLEGTGTNLRLPLNPPFNSEFENDYTTGSALFFPGSTSSQGLSVLAAPANPFVNTNIRLWDPNVRPDATQQWNLSVEHQLPAQTLVSLAYVGQHGTHLMVPRPFFQRRLVGEAGCTSANATFFSGSTVLTCGSPYLSGNPFLYNSIGQISGTESNGNQRYDALQASVTKRMTHGLQLQVSYTYSKTMTNSIGYYGDSGQAASNSAYWQNLYNMAAEWGPSYFDTTHLFTTSYVYQLPFGHGKSFGSNWNSVTNGVLGGWEISGIVSAHTGYPITITGPDNSGTKSRGAKASCIAPATYPHGVGPNTSWFSIGSFAQAPVGAFGTCSNGTVRGPGLTGWDLGVMKNFHFTESKYLQFRSEFLNFTNTPVFNAPNRSVTSSQFGQIRSSQGERNIQFALKFYF